The following proteins are co-located in the Melanotaenia boesemani isolate fMelBoe1 chromosome 5, fMelBoe1.pri, whole genome shotgun sequence genome:
- the LOC121639381 gene encoding uncharacterized protein LOC121639381, which produces MIRVGVHLSPGSTVWIKPHKFDYSDFTFSPPSVSVTWKDDSLSVKVKFPCAANRRCSRDGCCPVSKLIDPWTTVTVYNELNLSENQSRTVWTQEDVSTVEFSALSLDQNYCAVANFSFPTFSMAASPKSAPQCVETVPNSGMLHMLCLGIGLASLFLLLLLTVFLRKPRRATPQPENQPKTLNDSISLVSTTLVPVDPCDIHLEFADDHTSSESYSSFHPSPNQTSIVGNLSLSDPVQYGPTAGADYWDSGGPERERGLESCIIIPHLSHASEETCRTNED; this is translated from the exons ATGATCCGTGTCGGCGTCCATCTCAGCCCCGGCTCCACAGTCTGGATCAAGCCACACAAATTTGACTACAGTGACTTCA CCTTTAGCCCTCCATCTGTTTCTGTCACTTGGAAAGATGACAGTCTGTCAGTGAAGGTGAAGTTCCCTTGTGCTGCCAACAGGAGGTGCTCTCGTGATGGGTGCTGTCCTGTCTCTAAACTGATTGACCCTTGGACCACAGTGACTGTGTACAACGAGCTCAACCTCTCTGAAAACCAG AGCCGCACAGTTTGGACCCAGGAAGATGTGTCCACTGTGGAGTTCTCTGCTTTGTCTCTGGATCAGAACTACTGTGCTGTGGCCAACTTCTCCTTCCCAACTTTTTCCATGGCTGCTTCCCCAAAATCTGCTCCTCAGTGCGTTGAAACTGTGCCCAATTCAG GGATGCTCcatatgctgtgtttgggaaTCGGTTTGgcatctttgtttcttttattacttCTCACTGTGTTCCTGCGAAAACCAAGGCGAGCCACACCCCAGCCTGAAAATCAACCCAAGACTCTG AATGATTCAATCTCTTTGGTTTCCACAACTTTGGTCCCGGTTGACCCTTGTGACATTCACTTGGAATTTGCTGATGATCACACCTCCAGTGAGTCCTATTCCAGCTTCCACCCCAGTCCGAATCAGACCTCCATCGTTGGAAACTTGAGCCTCAGTGATCCTGTCCAATATGGCCCTACTGCAGGGGCAGATTACTGGGACAGTGGAggaccagagagagagagaggcctGGAGTCTTGCATCATCATCCCTCATCTGTCCCACGCCTCTGAAGAGACATGTAGGACAAATGAGGACTAA
- the pik3c3 gene encoding phosphatidylinositol 3-kinase catalytic subunit type 3, with translation METDKFNYVYSCDLDINVQLKIGSLEGKREQKSYRSLLDDPMLRFSGLYQENCSDLYVTCQVFAEGKPLALPVRTSYKAFSTRWNWNEWLRLPVKYPDLPQSAQVALTVWDIYGPGRAVPVGGTTVTLFGKYGMFRQGMHDLKVWPGVEGDGGEPTTTPGRTSSSLTEDQMGRLAKLTKAHRQGHMVKVDWLDRLTFREIEMINESEKRSSNFMYLMVEFPRVKTNDKEYSVVYYEKDGDDSSPVLTSCDIVKVPDPQMGMENLVESKHHKLARSLRSGPSDHDLKPNAATRDQLNIIVSYPPTKQLSSEEQDLVWKFRHYLTTQEKALTKFLKCVNWDLPQEAKQALELLGKWKPMDVEDSLELLSSHFTNPTVRRYAVARLQQADDEDLLMYLLQLVQALKYENFSDIQGGLEPGSKRDSQGLSDDSTLDSCQILSGASGSSTVPLQKGKEGADSENLEQDLCTFLISRACKNSTLANYLYWYVIVECEDQDTQQRDPKTHEMYLNVMRRFSQALLKGDKSVRVMRSLLAAQQTFVDRLVQLMKAVQRESGNRKKKTERLQALLADNEKVNLSEIEPIPLPLEPQIRIRGIVPETATLFKSALMPAKLIFKAEDGAMYPVIFKHGDDLRQDQLILQIISLMDKLLRKENLDLKLTPYKVLATSTKHGFMQFVQSVPVAEVLATEGNIQSFFRKHAPSEKGPYGISSEVMDTYVKSCAGYCVITYILGVGDRHLDNLLLTKTGKLFHIDFGYILGRDPKPLPPPMKLSKEMVEGMGGTQSEQYQEFRKQCYTAFLHLRRYSNLILNLFSLMVDANIPDIALEPDKTVKKVQDKFRLDLSDEEAVHYMQSLIDESVGALFAAVVEQIHKFAQYWRR, from the exons ATGGAAACTGACAAATTTAACTATGTCTACAGCTGTGATTTGGACATTAACGTTCAACTTAAGAT AGGCAGTTTGGAAGGAAAGCGAGAGCAGAAAAGCTACAGATCACTGCTGGATGACCCGATGCTGCGGTTCTCCGGCCTCTACCAGGAGAACTGCTCAGACCTCTATGTCACCTGTCAGGTGTTTGCTGAAGGAAAACCTCTCGCCCTTCCTGTTCGCACGTCATACAAAGCATTCAGCACACGTTGGAA CTGGAATGAGTGGCTACGGCTGCCAGTCAAGTATCCAGACCTTCCTCAGAGTGCTCAGGTTGCTCTCACAGTGTGGGACATCTACGGGCCTGGCAGAGCCGTTCCTGTCGGAGGAACCACTGTCACGTTGTTTGGCAAATATGG TATGTTTCGGCAAGGGATGCATGACCTGAAGGTTTGGCCAGGTGTGGAGGGGGATGGAGGAGAGCCCACCACCACACCAGGAcgcaccagcagcagcctgacgGAGGACCAGATGGGCAGACTTGCCAAG CTGACAAAGGCTCATCGGCAAGGCCACATGGTGAAGGTGGACTGGCTGGACAGGCTGACCTTCAGAGAGATTGAGATGATTAATGAG AGTGAGAAGCGCAGCTCTAACTTCATGTATCTCATGGTGGAGTTTCCCCGGGTCAAAACAAATGACAAGGAGTACAGTGTTGTCTACTATGAGAAG GATGGAGATGATTCATCCCCCGTTCTTACCAGCTGCGACATCGTCAAAGTCCCTGACCCACAGATGGGGATG GAGAACCTAGTTGAGAGCAAGCATCACAAACTGGCTCGTAGTCTTCGCAGTGGCCCTTCAGACCACGACCTGAAGCCCAACGCTGCTACTCGTGATCAGCTCAAT ATTATTGTGAGCTACCCTCCAACCAAGCAGCTGAGCTCGGAAGAACAGGACCTGGTGTGGAAGTTCAGACACTACCTCACCACGCAGGAAAAG GCCCTGACAAAGTTCCTCAAGTGTGTGAACTGGGATCTGCCCCAGGAGGCCAAGCAGGCTCTGGAGCTGCTGGGGAAGTGGAAGCCGATGGATGTGGAGGACTCCCTGGAGCTGCTATCGTCCCATTTCACCAACCCGACAGTGAGACGCTACGCTGTTGCACGATTGCAACAGGCTGATGATGAG GACCTGCTGATGTACCTTCTCCAACTGGTGCAGGCTCTCAAGTATGAGAACTTCAGTGATATTCAGGGAGGCTTAGAGCCAGGCAGCAAGAGAGACAGCCAGGGACTTTCGGATGACTCCACACTGGACAG TTGTCAAATACTTTCTGGTGCATCTGGATCATCAACTGTCCCACTGCAGAAAGGCAAGGAAGGAGCTGACAGTGAGAATTTAGAG CAAGACCTGTGTACGTTTCTCATCTCGCGTGCTTGCAAGAACTCTACACTTGCCAACTACTTGTACTG GTATGTGATTGTGGAGTGCGAGGATCAGGACACACAACAGAGAGATCCGAAAACCCACGAGATGTACCTGAACGTCATGAGGCGCTTCAGCCAGGCTTTACTTAAG GGTGATAAAAGCGTGAGGGTGATGCGGTCCCTCTTGGCAGCCCAGCAAACATTTGTAGACAGACTGGTGCAACTGATGAAAGCTGTCCAAAGGGAGAGTGGAAATCGTAAGAAGAAG ACAGAGAGACTGCAGGCTCTGTTGGCTGACAACGAAAAAGTGAACCTCTCAGAGATCGAGCCAATTCCTCTCCCTCTGGAGCCACAGATCAGGATCAGAGGCATCGTCCCAGAGACAGCAACACTTTTTAAG agtgCTCTGATGCCAGCCAAGCTGATTTTCAAAGCCGAAGATGGAGCCATGTACCCAGTTATCTTCAAACATGGAGACGACCTGAGACAAGATCAGCTCATCTTGCAGATCATCTCGCTCATGGACAAA TTGCTAAGGAAAGAAAACTTGGACCTGAAGTTGACCCCATACAAAGTTTTGGCCACCAGCACCAAACACG GTTTTATGCAGTTTGTCCAGTCTGTTCCTGTTGCTGAAGTTTTGGCCACTGAAGGCAACATCCAG AGCTTCTTCAGGAAGCATGCACCGAGTGAAAAAGGACCCTACGGCATCAGCTCGGAGGTGATGGACACCTACGTCAAGAGTTGTG CTGGTTACTGTGTCATTACATACATCCTGGGAGTTGGAGACAGACATCTGGATAACTTGCTATTAACAAAAACAG GGAAGCTTTTTCACATAGACTTTGGTTACATCCTGGGTCGAGACCCCAAACCGCTGCCTCCTCCCATGAAGCTGAGTAAAGAAATGGTGGAGGGGATGGGAGGCACGCAAAGCGAGCAGTACCAGGAGTTTAGGAAGCAGTGCTACACCGCCTTCCTTCATCTGCGAag ATACTCCAACCTGATCCTGAATCTGTTCTCTCTCATGGTGGATGCTAATATTCCTGACATTGCTCTGGAGCCAGACAAAACCGTTAAGAAA GTGCAGGATAAGTTCAGATTGGACCTGTCGGATGAGGAGGCGGTTCACTACATGCAGAGTCTGATTGACGAGAGTGTGGGCGCCTTGTTTGCTGCTGTGGTTGAGCAGATACACAAATTTGCTCAG TATTGGCGCAGATGA